In Methanothrix sp., a genomic segment contains:
- a CDS encoding radical SAM protein yields MECNHLCLHCWRPIDDPVPGRKATEPAELLEGILQGQQRFISGYGGSATTDPERLAEARDPKHMAISLMGEPTLYPYLKEFIDLVMKRGMTTFLVSNATRPEVLAELRPTQLYLSLNAPNEEKYRQVCNPSQELWPKVLQSLQLLKERRCRSVIRMTLARGLNMDGIEDYARLIGDAEPDFVELKAYMHLGRSRARLERAAMPQHSEIMALAHSLGELLGYRLEAEVPLSRVALLSRESSPRFIEMELQPDDEERF; encoded by the coding sequence CTGGAGTGCAATCACCTCTGCCTGCACTGCTGGAGGCCGATAGATGATCCAGTACCGGGAAGGAAAGCCACTGAGCCGGCAGAGCTTCTGGAGGGGATACTGCAAGGCCAGCAGAGGTTTATATCCGGATATGGAGGCTCTGCAACCACCGATCCCGAGCGCCTGGCTGAGGCGCGCGATCCGAAGCATATGGCCATATCCCTGATGGGCGAGCCCACCCTCTATCCCTATCTGAAGGAGTTCATCGATTTAGTCATGAAGCGGGGCATGACCACATTTCTGGTCAGCAATGCCACCCGCCCCGAGGTTCTGGCGGAGCTGAGGCCCACCCAGCTCTATCTCAGCCTCAATGCTCCAAATGAAGAGAAGTACCGCCAGGTATGCAATCCCTCACAGGAGCTCTGGCCAAAGGTCCTGCAATCCCTGCAGCTCTTGAAGGAGCGCCGGTGCCGCAGCGTTATCCGCATGACCCTGGCCCGGGGCCTTAACATGGATGGTATCGAGGATTATGCCCGGCTGATAGGGGATGCTGAGCCTGATTTCGTCGAGCTGAAGGCCTACATGCACCTTGGCCGCTCCCGTGCCCGTCTGGAGAGGGCAGCCATGCCCCAGCATTCAGAGATCATGGCCCTGGCCCATTCCCTGGGCGAGCTCTTGGGCTACCGCCTGGAGGCAGAGGTGCCCCTGAGCAGAGTGGCTCTCCTCAGCCGGGAGAGCAGCCCCAGGTTCATTGAGATGGAGCTTCAGCCGGATGATGAAGAGAGATTCTGA
- the hisG gene encoding ATP phosphoribosyltransferase encodes MIDIAIPKGSLQNQTLQLFEQAGLEVKRTEREYNARIDDPRIGKVKILRPQEIPGYVAKGYFDLGISGTDWVMESGAIVTKVADLNYGKQGPGVVKLVVAVPESLEISSARMIKPGSRVATEYPNLTQSYFSNLGIPVEIQFSFGATEAKVPELTDVVVDLTETGSTLRKNGLKIIDVMLESTSELIANKKSFADKKKHDDITAVQTLLLAVMRARGKVLLKMNVPEAALDAVISMLPSMKRPTLSKLYNTDYYAIETVVDRSQVNLLIPQLKKTGAEDILELAISKIVP; translated from the coding sequence ATGATTGATATCGCCATTCCCAAGGGCAGCCTGCAAAACCAGACCCTGCAGCTGTTTGAGCAGGCTGGACTGGAGGTCAAGAGGACGGAGCGGGAGTACAATGCCCGCATAGATGACCCGCGTATAGGTAAGGTGAAGATCCTCCGCCCCCAGGAGATTCCGGGATATGTGGCCAAGGGCTACTTCGACCTGGGGATCTCTGGCACAGATTGGGTTATGGAGTCCGGCGCCATTGTGACCAAGGTCGCAGATCTCAACTACGGCAAACAGGGGCCGGGAGTGGTAAAGCTGGTGGTGGCCGTTCCGGAGAGCCTGGAGATAAGCTCTGCCCGCATGATAAAGCCCGGCAGCAGAGTGGCCACGGAGTATCCCAATCTCACCCAGTCCTACTTCTCCAACCTGGGAATTCCAGTGGAGATCCAGTTCTCCTTTGGGGCCACTGAGGCCAAGGTTCCTGAGTTGACCGATGTGGTGGTGGATCTCACTGAGACCGGCTCCACCCTGAGGAAGAATGGCCTGAAGATCATCGATGTCATGCTGGAGTCGACATCAGAGCTGATAGCCAATAAGAAGAGCTTTGCCGATAAGAAGAAGCACGATGACATCACCGCCGTCCAGACCCTTCTCCTGGCGGTGATGAGGGCAAGGGGAAAGGTCCTCTTGAAGATGAACGTGCCAGAAGCTGCTCTGGACGCCGTCATATCCATGCTGCCCAGCATGAAGAGGCCCACCCTCTCCAAGCTCTACAATACCGATTACTATGCCATAGAGACAGTGGTGGACCGCTCCCAGGTCAATCTGCTCATCCCCCAACTGAAAAAAACGGGTGCTGAGGATATACTGGAGCTGGCGATATCCAAGATCGTGCCCTGA
- a CDS encoding UDP-2,3-diacylglucosamine diphosphatase, with protein MSAVIISDTHFGLNSSTLSDPARVDQLMGEILEFGGGCDEVILLGDIFDFWRVRPECALRESVPLLNRLKEEDLKIHYVVGNHDHHLVVQKQESDFMERVARGDLFPVYSPSLRWRQTINGLNIDMLYPTYQVRCSHRRVLFTHGHHLDGIQTFTMQMVGGIRQLYGEEILPADLEMMMAYVYESIYRSSYIGEMVSFEERIWKASSLLKRLTCGVFHDQRLASVQMQYEAIMRFIRDRNLGEVDCFIYGDTHRAGIFQRRGGPLAVNAGSFTREPGKSSRIELPDTYIILNDDGLALRQLGRREPVYLCELL; from the coding sequence ATGTCAGCGGTTATAATCTCGGATACGCACTTTGGGCTGAATTCATCTACGCTCAGCGATCCGGCCAGGGTCGATCAGTTGATGGGAGAGATACTGGAGTTTGGGGGCGGATGCGACGAGGTCATCCTGTTGGGAGATATATTCGACTTCTGGAGGGTGCGGCCTGAATGTGCTCTGCGAGAATCAGTCCCCCTTCTGAATAGGCTGAAAGAGGAGGATCTGAAGATCCACTATGTGGTGGGAAACCATGACCACCATTTAGTGGTGCAGAAGCAGGAGTCCGATTTCATGGAGAGGGTGGCGCGGGGAGATCTCTTCCCGGTATACTCGCCCTCTTTGCGCTGGCGCCAGACCATAAACGGCCTGAACATCGATATGCTCTATCCCACCTACCAGGTCCGCTGCTCCCATCGCAGAGTGCTCTTCACCCATGGCCACCACCTGGATGGCATCCAGACCTTCACTATGCAGATGGTGGGGGGGATTCGCCAACTTTATGGGGAGGAGATCCTCCCCGCAGACCTGGAGATGATGATGGCCTATGTCTATGAGAGCATCTACCGCTCATCATACATCGGTGAGATGGTCTCCTTTGAGGAGCGGATCTGGAAGGCCTCCAGTCTGCTCAAGAGGCTGACCTGCGGGGTCTTTCATGATCAGCGCCTCGCCTCAGTGCAGATGCAGTATGAGGCCATAATGAGGTTCATTCGCGACAGAAACCTGGGTGAAGTCGACTGCTTCATCTACGGCGATACCCACCGGGCGGGGATCTTCCAGAGGAGGGGTGGCCCGCTGGCGGTGAATGCGGGAAGCTTCACCCGCGAGCCGGGAAAGAGCTCTCGGATCGAGCTTCCCGATACATACATCATTCTGAACGATGATGGCCTGGCCCTGAGACAGCTTGGCAGAAGAGAGCCTGTCTATCTATGCGAACTTCTCTGA
- a CDS encoding bifunctional N(6)-L-threonylcarbamoyladenine synthase/serine/threonine protein kinase, whose translation MIIFGLEGTAWNLSAALVDESGVIYEKSATYTPARGGIHPREASQHHAQHMRAVVGDVLGRAREIGLEIEGVAFSQGPGLGPCLRTVATAARALSLHYRIPLVGVNHCVAHIEVGKWQSGASDPVVIYVSGANTQILALRQGRYRIFGETLDISVGNAIDKFARSVGLAHPGGPKVEELAKGAKSYIPLPYTVKGMDLSFSGLSTAATEAAGKHPLEDVCYSLQETAFAMLVEVTERAMAHAEKREAMLVGGVGANARLGEMMRIMCHERGAEFFLPPRAFMGDNGSMIAYTGLLMLKAGIFTPLEQSHVRPGYRTDEVPVTWA comes from the coding sequence ATGATCATATTCGGCCTGGAAGGGACCGCCTGGAACCTCAGTGCCGCTCTGGTGGATGAGTCCGGGGTGATCTATGAGAAGAGCGCCACCTATACCCCGGCGCGAGGAGGAATCCATCCCCGAGAGGCCTCCCAGCATCATGCCCAGCACATGAGGGCTGTGGTAGGAGATGTCCTCGGCCGGGCGCGGGAGATAGGCCTGGAGATAGAGGGGGTGGCCTTCTCCCAGGGGCCCGGCCTGGGGCCCTGCCTGCGCACTGTGGCCACTGCTGCACGAGCCCTCTCATTGCATTACAGGATTCCCCTGGTGGGCGTCAATCACTGCGTCGCTCATATCGAGGTGGGCAAATGGCAGTCGGGGGCCAGCGATCCCGTAGTGATATATGTGAGCGGCGCCAACACCCAGATCCTGGCCCTGCGCCAGGGCAGATACAGGATCTTCGGGGAGACCCTGGACATCAGCGTGGGGAATGCCATAGACAAATTTGCCCGCTCCGTCGGCCTGGCCCATCCCGGTGGCCCGAAGGTGGAGGAGCTGGCAAAGGGGGCGAAGAGCTACATCCCCCTGCCCTATACAGTCAAGGGCATGGACCTCTCCTTCTCTGGCCTGTCCACTGCTGCCACCGAGGCCGCAGGAAAGCATCCCCTGGAGGATGTCTGCTACAGCCTGCAGGAGACGGCCTTCGCCATGCTGGTGGAGGTGACGGAGAGGGCCATGGCCCATGCGGAGAAGAGGGAGGCCATGCTGGTGGGTGGGGTGGGGGCGAACGCCCGTCTGGGGGAGATGATGAGAATCATGTGCCATGAGAGAGGAGCAGAGTTCTTCCTCCCACCCCGCGCCTTCATGGGGGACAACGGCAGCATGATCGCCTACACAGGCCTCTTGATGCTCAAAGCCGGCATCTTTACCCCTCTGGAGCAGTCTCACGTTCGGCCCGGATACAGGACGGATGAGGTTCCTGTGACCTGGGCCTGA
- a CDS encoding pentapeptide repeat-containing protein, whose amino-acid sequence MLEVSPWTLLLVMLLSFATSAAEPAAGHASPVHASPEQEIVAAEDIFSQLMIGEPVRYDNVTVAGSLDLAELQGPLPQPVKITNSIFTGPVSFAGASFDQPLDLQGSLFQDNANFAGCRFLGGARLAGAAFQGQADLRNAYFGGQASFFSAQFAEDASFGNSQFAGDAVFLNSSFARDVDFDFAQFQRLASFADASFVNVSFLETQFGGHTTFLDARFQGNAAFAATRFLGSVVFRGASFSSGSTFGLSSFGGLADFTNVYFNSTAYFGGVRFTDLAYFINARFDRDLNMEDSRLYNLRLDNVSFMGGSRINLNNSDFTKLEVRWGMLKDRLVYNGAAYLALVKNYKSLEWFDDSDDCYYQYRRIGQDQAPWGWGKISDLISWLSCGYGVRVSYTSFWCLFTILFFGVVFWAGKGMNKFEIVGMELPGDTSLKPTSRVSFTDALYFSIAMFTTSQAPVNTYPVGVYRHLAMAEGILGWFFLGLFVVVLSGVLIR is encoded by the coding sequence GTGCTCGAAGTATCCCCCTGGACATTGCTCCTCGTAATGCTCCTCTCCTTCGCGACATCAGCGGCAGAGCCGGCGGCAGGTCATGCATCGCCAGTCCATGCATCGCCAGAACAGGAGATCGTAGCAGCTGAGGACATCTTCTCTCAGTTGATGATCGGCGAGCCGGTGAGATATGACAATGTAACCGTTGCCGGCTCATTGGACCTGGCAGAGCTGCAGGGGCCGCTGCCGCAGCCGGTGAAGATCACCAATAGCATCTTCACCGGGCCGGTCAGCTTTGCCGGGGCGAGCTTCGATCAGCCACTCGACCTGCAGGGAAGCCTCTTTCAGGATAACGCAAACTTTGCTGGCTGCCGGTTTTTAGGGGGGGCGAGATTGGCTGGGGCCGCCTTCCAGGGCCAGGCAGATCTTCGCAACGCCTATTTCGGAGGGCAGGCCTCATTCTTCAGCGCCCAATTCGCTGAGGACGCCAGCTTCGGGAACAGCCAGTTCGCCGGAGATGCCGTCTTCCTCAACAGCAGCTTCGCCCGGGATGTGGACTTCGATTTCGCTCAGTTCCAGCGGCTGGCCTCCTTCGCTGATGCCAGCTTTGTGAATGTGAGCTTTCTGGAGACCCAGTTCGGCGGTCATACCACATTCCTGGATGCCCGGTTTCAGGGCAATGCGGCCTTTGCCGCCACCAGATTCCTTGGCAGTGTGGTCTTCCGGGGGGCAAGCTTCTCCTCGGGGAGCACCTTCGGCCTCTCCAGCTTCGGCGGGCTGGCCGATTTCACCAATGTCTATTTCAACAGCACAGCCTACTTCGGAGGGGTGCGGTTCACCGATCTGGCCTACTTCATCAATGCTCGCTTCGATCGTGATCTGAACATGGAGGACTCCAGGCTCTATAACCTGCGCCTGGACAATGTGAGCTTTATGGGGGGCTCCAGGATCAACCTCAACAACTCCGATTTCACCAAGCTGGAGGTGAGATGGGGGATGCTCAAGGATCGGCTGGTCTACAACGGGGCTGCCTATCTGGCCCTGGTCAAGAACTACAAGAGCCTGGAGTGGTTTGATGATTCCGACGACTGCTACTATCAGTACCGCAGAATAGGGCAGGACCAGGCACCCTGGGGCTGGGGAAAGATCTCCGATCTGATCTCCTGGCTCTCCTGCGGCTATGGGGTCCGGGTGAGCTACACCTCCTTTTGGTGCCTCTTTACCATTCTCTTCTTCGGAGTGGTATTCTGGGCGGGAAAGGGCATGAACAAGTTCGAGATTGTGGGGATGGAGCTTCCCGGCGATACCAGCCTGAAGCCCACATCCAGGGTCTCTTTCACCGATGCCCTCTACTTCTCCATTGCCATGTTCACCACCTCTCAAGCGCCCGTCAACACCTATCCCGTAGGGGTCTACCGCCATCTGGCCATGGCAGAGGGGATCCTTGGATGGTTCTTCCTGGGCCTGTTCGTGGTCGTCCTGAGCGGGGTGCTGATCCGCTGA
- a CDS encoding response regulator has translation MGRKLKIVLVEDNAEDIAYTRRVLKHNDLIRDLIVATDGKGALAALQKIKRDDPADLILLDLLLPDISGIDLLTLIKKDERLKDIPVVILTGSNEDQDIQKSYDLGASSYLVKPVSNEALMLVIERLFDI, from the coding sequence ATGGGTCGCAAACTGAAGATCGTACTGGTGGAGGATAATGCTGAGGACATCGCATACACCAGGCGGGTCCTGAAGCACAATGATCTGATAAGAGATCTCATCGTGGCCACCGATGGCAAAGGGGCACTGGCTGCCCTTCAGAAGATCAAGAGAGATGATCCCGCTGATCTCATCCTCCTGGACCTGCTCCTGCCCGATATCAGCGGCATTGATCTGCTCACCCTGATCAAGAAGGACGAGAGATTGAAAGATATACCCGTGGTCATTCTCACCGGCTCGAATGAGGATCAGGATATCCAGAAGAGCTATGATCTGGGGGCGAGCAGTTACCTGGTCAAGCCCGTATCCAATGAGGCTCTGATGCTGGTCATAGAGAGGCTATTTGATATCTGA
- a CDS encoding deoxyribonuclease IV translates to MLQLGVHVSVAGGLERAVDRAHRKGCQAFQIFTTNPRSWRSRPISAETARLFSIRLKGCGLETVVSHMPYLPNLASPREEVYSRSVEALTDELLRCQLLGIPYLVVHLGSNLGAGRRSGRERIAEALQKAIIDSGSEVLILLENSPGTRNSMGSTFEDIASIIESLPRQSRRLGVCLDTCHLFAAGYDIRTPQALERTLGEFEGCIDPERLKLVHLNDCRGGLGSHLDRHEHIGLGQIGLEGFRSIVCHPLLRERAMILETPEDSRRDDSGNLEVIRALASDIK, encoded by the coding sequence ATGCTTCAATTGGGTGTGCATGTCTCAGTTGCCGGCGGCCTGGAGAGGGCAGTGGACAGAGCGCATAGGAAGGGCTGCCAGGCCTTTCAGATATTCACCACCAATCCTCGCAGCTGGAGATCCAGGCCCATTTCCGCGGAGACAGCCCGTCTCTTCTCCATCCGGCTCAAGGGCTGCGGCCTGGAGACTGTCGTATCTCATATGCCCTACCTTCCCAACCTCGCCTCCCCAAGGGAGGAGGTCTACTCCCGCTCGGTAGAGGCCCTGACCGATGAACTGCTGCGCTGCCAGCTTCTAGGCATACCATATCTGGTGGTTCACCTGGGAAGCAATCTGGGCGCTGGAAGGAGAAGTGGCAGGGAGAGGATCGCCGAGGCCCTGCAGAAGGCGATCATCGATTCAGGCAGCGAGGTGCTGATCCTCCTGGAGAACAGCCCCGGGACGAGAAACAGCATGGGGAGCACCTTCGAAGATATCGCCTCCATCATCGAGTCCCTCCCCCGCCAGTCCAGGAGGCTGGGGGTGTGCCTGGACACCTGCCACCTCTTTGCTGCCGGATATGATATTCGCACCCCTCAGGCTCTGGAGAGGACCTTGGGGGAGTTTGAGGGCTGTATAGATCCAGAGAGGCTCAAGCTGGTCCATCTGAATGATTGCCGGGGTGGCCTGGGCTCACATCTTGACCGGCATGAGCACATCGGCCTGGGACAGATCGGCCTGGAGGGTTTCCGCTCGATCGTCTGCCACCCCCTCCTGCGAGAGAGGGCAATGATACTGGAAACGCCAGAGGACTCCCGCCGCGATGATTCAGGAAACCTGGAGGTGATCAGGGCGCTTGCTTCAGATATCAAATAG
- the purD gene encoding phosphoribosylamine--glycine ligase, producing MLGPKREATVLESSKCQTKDLLKRLNVPIPPYRNFSDPQEAKEYARQRCAEDPGMGLVIKADGLAAGKGSILCANQEEADSVIERIMVSPRPFGQAGDRIEIEDRLEGRELMFFALSDGRTVRAMQSALDYKQAFSPDEEVAIRLFNRLAGNPNQDNNPNTGGMGGFSPHPWLDEELTERIMKKIALPTLRGFKEISGQEYRGVIYFGLMISEDREPSVLEINVRLGDPEAEVILPRLETDFYQLSRAVVEGRLDEVPLQWSDDFCLGVCAISGRVVKTLTSTGPERPGYPGEHYTNMPIRGLERVDPEVIVYHNGTAWGTDSAGNRRLYTTGGRVFTLVARGRSLAQARARAYENIKRVRFNGIRYRKDIGLGYI from the coding sequence ATACTGGGACCAAAAAGGGAGGCAACCGTCCTGGAGAGCAGCAAATGCCAGACCAAGGATCTTCTCAAGAGGCTCAATGTCCCCATCCCCCCCTACCGGAACTTCAGCGACCCTCAAGAGGCAAAGGAGTATGCCCGGCAGCGTTGCGCAGAGGATCCGGGGATGGGATTGGTGATCAAGGCGGACGGCCTGGCAGCGGGAAAGGGCTCCATCCTCTGCGCAAACCAAGAGGAGGCAGACTCAGTCATCGAGCGCATCATGGTAAGCCCCAGGCCCTTCGGCCAGGCGGGGGACAGAATCGAAATCGAGGACCGGCTGGAGGGCAGGGAGCTGATGTTCTTCGCCCTGAGCGACGGCCGGACCGTCCGGGCGATGCAGTCCGCCCTGGACTACAAGCAGGCCTTCTCCCCGGATGAGGAGGTGGCCATCCGCCTCTTCAACCGTCTGGCAGGCAATCCCAATCAGGATAACAATCCCAATACCGGTGGCATGGGCGGGTTCTCTCCTCACCCCTGGCTGGATGAGGAGTTGACGGAGAGGATAATGAAAAAGATCGCTCTTCCCACACTCCGCGGCTTCAAGGAGATCTCCGGCCAGGAGTACAGAGGAGTGATCTACTTCGGGCTGATGATCTCAGAGGATCGGGAGCCTTCTGTCCTGGAGATCAATGTGAGGCTGGGGGACCCGGAGGCTGAGGTGATACTTCCCCGCCTGGAGACCGACTTCTACCAGCTCTCCAGGGCTGTAGTGGAGGGAAGGCTGGATGAGGTTCCTCTGCAGTGGTCGGACGACTTCTGCCTGGGGGTATGCGCCATATCCGGGCGGGTGGTAAAAACCCTCACCTCCACCGGCCCGGAGAGGCCCGGCTATCCTGGAGAGCATTATACCAATATGCCCATCAGAGGCTTGGAGAGGGTGGACCCGGAGGTCATAGTCTACCATAACGGCACCGCCTGGGGCACAGACTCTGCAGGCAACAGGAGGCTGTACACCACTGGTGGCCGGGTCTTCACCCTGGTCGCCCGGGGCAGGAGCCTGGCTCAGGCCAGGGCCAGGGCCTATGAGAACATCAAACGGGTCCGGTTCAATGGCATACGCTACAGGAAGGATATCGGCCTGGGATACATCTGA
- a CDS encoding nitroreductase family protein, whose protein sequence is MNLIDVLRSRRSIRRYQPRPIPKDLAASLIDAAQTAPSAGNLSARRYILVSNENMKRILAMAAYSQEHIESAPLLIVICADVAASSIRYGSRGSLYAIQDADAAAMCLLLAAHDAGLGGCWNGAFDDDLVREALTLEDGVLPVAILSLGWPAESPARPERPRRAGDVRWID, encoded by the coding sequence ATGAATCTCATAGATGTCCTGAGGAGCAGGAGGTCGATCCGAAGGTATCAGCCCCGCCCCATTCCCAAGGATCTGGCAGCATCCCTGATCGATGCCGCCCAGACAGCCCCTTCAGCAGGGAACCTCTCTGCCAGAAGGTATATCCTGGTGAGCAATGAGAATATGAAGAGAATTTTGGCCATGGCCGCCTACAGCCAGGAGCATATCGAATCGGCTCCCCTTCTCATTGTGATCTGTGCAGATGTCGCCGCCTCCAGCATCCGCTATGGCAGCCGGGGCAGCCTGTATGCCATCCAGGATGCTGATGCTGCTGCCATGTGCCTTCTCCTGGCCGCCCATGATGCCGGCCTGGGAGGCTGCTGGAACGGGGCGTTCGATGATGATCTAGTGCGCGAAGCACTCACTTTGGAGGACGGCGTCCTGCCCGTGGCCATACTCTCATTGGGCTGGCCGGCGGAGAGCCCTGCCCGGCCGGAGCGCCCGAGACGCGCTGGGGATGTCCGTTGGATAGACTAG
- the glnA gene encoding type I glutamate--ammonia ligase gives MYSQEKMLKVIREKNVEFLRLQFTDISGIVKNVAIPATQMGKALKSGISFDGSSIEGFARIQESDMVLRPDLSTFSLLPWSNKDDANEARLICDVHLPNGLPFEGAPRRVLCRQLERAEEMGLKMKVGPELEFFLFEKENGGSATIPHDFGGYFDLGPVDLAEDVRREIIRALIKMGFTIEASHHETARGQHEIDFVYGDAIKNADNVVTFKYVTKTIAMRHGLRATFMPKPVFGAAGSGMHVNISLFRGLENAFYDPETSLNISDLARFFVGGLIEHAGAITAIANPLINSYKRLVSGFEAPVYITWSGPNRSSLIRIPSGRGLSTRVEFRSPDPSCNPYLTFAVILAAGLDGIKRGIDPGDPVDLNVYHLTAAERKSLGIRTLPTDLKEALACLEEDKVIREALGEHVYQNVMRLGMLEWEQYNKFVHPWEIERYINTY, from the coding sequence ATGTATTCCCAAGAGAAGATGCTTAAAGTCATTCGAGAGAAGAACGTCGAGTTCCTCCGCTTGCAGTTCACTGACATATCAGGGATAGTGAAGAATGTGGCCATTCCCGCCACCCAGATGGGAAAGGCTTTGAAGAGTGGCATTTCCTTTGACGGATCATCCATTGAGGGCTTCGCCAGAATTCAGGAGTCGGATATGGTCCTCCGCCCCGATCTCTCCACATTCAGCCTCCTGCCCTGGAGCAATAAGGACGATGCCAATGAGGCTCGACTGATCTGTGATGTGCATCTTCCCAATGGATTGCCCTTCGAGGGTGCTCCCCGCCGGGTGCTCTGCCGGCAGTTGGAGAGGGCAGAGGAGATGGGCCTCAAGATGAAGGTCGGTCCGGAGCTGGAGTTCTTCCTCTTTGAAAAGGAGAATGGCGGATCTGCCACCATCCCACACGACTTCGGGGGCTACTTCGACCTGGGCCCGGTGGACCTGGCAGAGGATGTGCGCCGGGAGATCATCAGGGCTCTGATCAAGATGGGCTTCACCATTGAGGCCTCCCATCACGAGACTGCTCGGGGGCAGCATGAGATAGACTTCGTCTATGGCGATGCCATCAAGAATGCCGATAACGTGGTGACATTCAAGTACGTCACCAAGACCATCGCCATGCGCCACGGCCTGAGGGCGACGTTCATGCCCAAGCCTGTATTCGGTGCCGCCGGCAGCGGAATGCATGTCAACATCTCCCTCTTCCGAGGGCTGGAGAATGCCTTCTATGACCCAGAGACCAGTCTGAATATCAGCGATCTGGCCAGGTTCTTTGTGGGCGGCCTGATAGAGCATGCAGGCGCTATCACCGCCATCGCCAATCCCCTGATCAACTCCTATAAGCGGTTGGTATCCGGGTTCGAGGCTCCTGTCTATATAACCTGGTCCGGCCCGAACCGCTCCTCTCTTATCCGCATTCCCTCCGGCCGGGGCCTCTCCACCCGGGTGGAGTTCCGCTCCCCTGATCCGAGCTGCAACCCCTATCTGACCTTTGCTGTCATCCTGGCCGCTGGCCTGGACGGAATCAAGAGGGGTATCGATCCGGGAGATCCAGTGGACCTGAATGTATACCATCTCACAGCAGCTGAGAGGAAATCTCTGGGGATCAGGACGCTGCCCACCGATCTGAAGGAGGCTCTCGCCTGTCTGGAGGAGGATAAGGTGATACGCGAGGCCCTGGGCGAGCACGTCTATCAGAATGTCATGCGATTGGGCATGCTGGAGTGGGAGCAGTACAATAAATTCGTTCACCCCTGGGAGATCGAGAGATACATCAACACCTATTAA